From a single Anomaloglossus baeobatrachus isolate aAnoBae1 chromosome 8, aAnoBae1.hap1, whole genome shotgun sequence genomic region:
- the LOC142250023 gene encoding uncharacterized protein LOC142250023 produces MELFYKIGSMFQASEERADSGSVYFTPKESLTGRSQRGKLSKSDIGSPTNFNFHGFSWSIATLTANLSSHKTEVSLALAKTLAFHVVDSSAPICRMAHIFTLETQERTPGLDLDMLFFDTCHGKHDFEDQELSQKIFSVLGKAGSLENVRKQTRRMTSVDRPSARTRLRSLSSSSITPSKRQIGVQQDSPHAAKILAHGSPLCYFSSLSKVPPPMEAPPLFSHFESNRSLPPIPPYLDELSQSFSPANFPLRSHSKKASSPPQSLFTKNSMKMPPPLPPVTKGVSSGTGLPPPDYPCPDSNLVSTPSLPHFIRSLDKINSMPDIFPPSIPCLEPPIKLGDVLSPLPLAPFSNTNSQTIPCVLKECLPITGPISVTIPPPPTLPFAIKLFSETPLYNGSERSLVSSVNENSHPVSAQDTVASIKEPEQQNNPMFLDQIKQGVQLKSVTQPAKVEAGDCLSIVTALMDVIKRRHKAIHSSDEDEVEDDEWDD; encoded by the exons GCTCCATGTTCCAAGCATCGGAGGAGAGAGCTGACAGTGGATCTGTTTATTTCACACCTAAGGAGTCCCTTACGGGGCGATCTCAAAGAGGAAAATTGAGCAAATCTGACATTGGCTCACCAACTAATTTTAA CTTCCATGGCTTTTCTTGGTCTATTGCAACACTAACTGCCAACCTCTCTTCACACAAAACAGAGGTCTCTCTGGCCTTAGCCAAGACCCTGGCGTTTCACGTGGTGGATTCCAGCGCTCCCATCTGTAGGATGGCTCATATCTTCACACTGGAAACCCAGGAGAGGACT CCTGGTTTAGACTTGGATATGTTGTTCTTTGACACCTGCCATGGTAAACATGACTTTGAAGATCAGGAACTGTCCCAGAAAATATTCTCCGTGCTAGGAAAGGCAGGAAGCTTGGAAAATGTGAGGAAGCAGACACGGAGAATGA CATCTGTGGACAGGCCAAGTGCACGGACCAGGTTGCGTTCTTTATCATCTTCAAGCATCACGCCGTCAAAAAGACAAATTGGTGTTCAACAGGATTCTCCACATGCTGCAAAAATTCTGGCACATGGTTCTCCACTATGTTACTTTTCATCTCTGAGCAAAGTGCCGCCACCTATGGAAGCTCCTCCACTTTTTAGCCACTTTGAGTCAAATAGATCCCTTCCTCCAATTCCTCCATATTTGGATGAGTTGTCCCAAAGCTTTTCTCCAGCTAACTTTCCTTTACGTTCTCATTCAAAGAAGGCATCTTCCCCTCCACAATCGCTGTTTACTAAAAATTCCATGAAGATGCCTCCCCCTCTGCCTCCAGTTACAAAAGGTGTTTCTTCGGGAACtggtcttcctcctccagactatcCCTGTCCTGATTCTAACTTGGTCTCCACACCTTCACTTCCTCACTTCATTAGATCCTTAGATAAAATAAACAGCATGCCTGACATCTTTCCTCCATCTATCCCATGCCTTGAGCCACCTATTAAACTGGGAGATGTTCTATCGCCTCTACCTCTTGCACCATTTTCAAACACAAATTCCCAAACCATTCCATGTGTTCTCAAAGAGTGCCTGCCAATCACCGGTCCGATATCTGTTACAATTCCTCCTCCACCAACTCTCCCATTTGCAATTAAATTGTTCTCCGAGACCCCACTATACAATGGATCTGAGcgctcactcgtttccagtgtcaaTGAAAACAGTCACCCAGTAAGTGCACAAGACACTGTGGCTTCCATAAAGGAACCCGAGCAACAGAACAATCCTATGTTCTTGGATCAGATCAAGCAGGGTGTCCAGCTAAAATCG GTGACACAACCTGCAAAAGTTGAAGCCGGTGACTGTCTCTCCATTGTCACAGCATTAATGGATGTTATAAAAAGAAGGCACAAGGCTATACACTCATCAG ATGAAGATGAAGTAGAAGATGATGAATGGGATGACTAA